In Chiroxiphia lanceolata isolate bChiLan1 chromosome 2, bChiLan1.pri, whole genome shotgun sequence, a single genomic region encodes these proteins:
- the OLIG2 gene encoding oligodendrocyte transcription factor 2 — MDSDASLVSSRPSSPEPDDLFLTARNKGSGGGFTGGTVSSSTQSDSPPELSAELRSAMSAAGVVVVDKLGFKSSSSSSSSSSSSSSKKDKKQMTEPELQQLRLKINSRERKRMHDLNIAMDGLREVMPYAHGPSVRKLSKIATLLLARNYILMLTNSLEEMKRLVSEIYGGHHAGFHPAACPGGMGAHSAPLPGHPAHPASHPVHHPILPPAAVSSASLPGSGLSAVSSIRPPHGLLKSPSAAAAAAPLGSGFQHWGGMPCPCSMCQVSAPPHHHVSGMGTASLPRLATDTK; from the coding sequence ATGGACTCGGATGCCAGCCTGGTCTCCAGCCGCCCGTCCTCCCCGGAGCCCGATGACCTCTTCCTCACGGCCAGGAATAAAGGCAGCGGCGGGGGCTTCACGGGCGGCACCGTGTCCAGCTCCACGCAGAGCGACTCCCCGCCGGAGCTGAGCGCGGAGCTGCGCAGCGCCATGAGCGCTGCGGGCGTGGTGGTGGTGGACAAGCTGGGCTTCAAGTCCTCATCGtcgtcctcctcctcgtcctcctcttcctcctccaagaAGGACAAGAAGCAGATGACGGAGccggagctgcagcagctgcggCTGAAGATCAACAGCCGGGAGCGCAAGCGGATGCACGACCTGAACATCGCCATGGACGGGCTGCGGGAGGTGATGCCCTACGCCCACGGCCCGTCGGTGCGCAAGCTCTCCAAGATCGCCACGCTCCTGCTGGCGCGCAACTACATCCTCATGCTCACCAACTCCCTGGAGGAGATGAAGCGCCTGGTCAGCGAGATCTACGGCGGGCACCACGCCGGCTTCCACCCCGCCGCCTGCCCCGGCGGGATGGGCGCCCACTCCGCCCCTCTGCCCGGCCACCCGGCCCACCCGGCCTCGCACCCCGTGCAccaccccatcctgcccccCGCCGCCGTCTCCAGCGCCTCCCTGCCCGGCTCCGGGCTCTCGGCCGTCAGCTCCATCCGGCCCCCGCACGGGCTCCTCAAGTCGCcctcggccgccgccgccgccgccccgctgGGCAGCGGCTTCCAGCACTGGGGGGGGATGCCGTGCCCCTGCAGCATGTGCCAGGTGTCGGCCCCGCCGCACCACCACGTCTCCGGCATGGGCACGGCCAGCCTGCCCAGATTAGCCACCGACACCAAATGA